The Kineothrix sp. MB12-C1 genome includes a window with the following:
- a CDS encoding class I SAM-dependent methyltransferase, giving the protein MNNVKLTTKFGEANLNYKKFRPGYPKELFDVILSNVESPYHKAIDIGAGTGISTEILAEYFNNVIAIEPDEKMISVGLFPDRVTLINDCAENVQLPKGEFDLVTVGNAFYWMDAVQVLPLISEWLTDKGILAAYRYNLPMTDNNNINKIILNELEEKWDVFRHDRLKDTEYTYRNICSSPCFNNVRVSKIENIVQLSISSLIGFFASTSYVSSFIKTLSNPQDYLDEISQKIYEVSNNEMINVDFGLELVLAYKK; this is encoded by the coding sequence ATGAACAATGTAAAGCTAACGACAAAGTTCGGAGAGGCTAATTTAAATTACAAAAAATTCAGACCCGGCTATCCCAAAGAGTTATTTGATGTTATTTTATCCAATGTAGAAAGTCCGTATCATAAAGCGATAGATATAGGAGCTGGTACGGGGATATCAACTGAGATATTAGCAGAATATTTTAATAATGTGATTGCGATTGAACCTGATGAAAAGATGATAAGTGTTGGATTGTTTCCCGATCGAGTTACTCTAATAAATGATTGTGCGGAAAATGTACAATTGCCGAAAGGCGAATTTGATTTGGTAACAGTAGGAAATGCCTTTTATTGGATGGATGCGGTGCAGGTATTACCCTTAATTAGTGAATGGTTGACAGATAAGGGAATATTAGCAGCATATCGCTATAATCTTCCGATGACGGATAATAATAATATAAATAAAATTATACTGAATGAGCTCGAAGAAAAGTGGGATGTGTTTCGCCATGACAGATTAAAAGATACTGAATATACATATCGTAATATTTGCAGTTCTCCGTGTTTTAATAATGTACGTGTCAGTAAAATTGAAAACATAGTTCAATTATCAATTAGTTCATTGATAGGTTTTTTTGCATCTACCTCTTATGTAAGTTCCTTTATAAAAACGTTATCAAACCCACAAGATTACCTTGATGAGATTTCCCAAAAAATTTATGAAGTCAGCAATAATGAAATGATAAATGTTGATTTTGGCTTGGAACTAGTCTTAGCTTATAAAAAATAG
- a CDS encoding Fic family protein, whose protein sequence is MSEGYKPPFTITEEITNLVIEIAEMTGMIALTDNLSKNPTLRRENRIHSIHSSLAIERNSLTIDQVSDVIDGKRVLGPPKDIREVQNAYDAYEMLTKLNPYSIKDLLTAHKIIMLDLVKESGIFRSGGVGVYAGKDLIHAGTPPQYVPDLISELFKWLKESTLHPLIKSCIFHYEFEFIHPFIDGNGRVGRMWHTLILAKWKKFFLWLPIETLIHEQQEEYYAVINAANTDGESTVFVKFMLEIIKMALEELIQNVNEDDKSNNSSVRDKLLELLKANNKISAKSAAAKLDLSERQIQRLLKIMKDEGKIERVGSNRNGSWIVLE, encoded by the coding sequence GTGTCAGAGGGATACAAACCACCTTTTACAATTACAGAGGAAATTACCAATTTGGTAATTGAAATAGCCGAGATGACAGGTATGATTGCACTGACGGATAATCTTTCTAAGAATCCAACACTTCGAAGAGAAAATCGAATTCATTCCATTCACTCTTCGTTAGCAATTGAAAGAAACTCACTGACCATTGATCAGGTTAGTGATGTCATTGATGGTAAGAGAGTGTTAGGACCGCCCAAGGATATTAGAGAAGTCCAAAACGCATATGATGCTTATGAAATGCTGACAAAATTGAATCCATATTCCATTAAGGATTTGCTTACAGCTCATAAAATCATAATGCTGGATTTGGTAAAAGAATCCGGTATTTTTAGAAGTGGAGGAGTGGGTGTTTATGCAGGCAAAGATTTAATCCATGCTGGTACACCGCCACAGTATGTGCCGGATTTGATTTCAGAATTATTCAAGTGGCTTAAGGAATCAACCTTGCATCCGCTGATTAAGTCTTGTATTTTTCATTATGAATTTGAATTCATTCATCCTTTTATTGATGGTAATGGCAGGGTTGGAAGAATGTGGCATACTCTAATTCTTGCAAAATGGAAGAAATTTTTTTTGTGGTTACCAATAGAAACACTGATTCATGAACAGCAAGAAGAATACTATGCAGTAATTAATGCTGCTAATACAGATGGAGAGTCTACAGTATTTGTAAAATTTATGCTGGAGATTATTAAAATGGCATTGGAGGAATTAATTCAGAATGTCAACGAAGATGATAAGAGCAATAATAGTTCTGTTCGGGATAAACTTTTAGAATTGTTAAAGGCGAATAATAAGATATCGGCAAAAAGTGCAGCTGCCAAGTTGGATTTATCTGAGAGACAGATTCAGCGATTGCTTAAAATAATGAAAGATGAAGGTAAAATTGAGAGAGTTGGTTCCAACAGAAATGGTTCATGGATTGTATTAGAATAA